The sequence CTGCGCTTAAGGCATCTGCTGATCACGTAAAAGATCTCTGCAATAGGATTGAAGAGCTCAAACTTTTATAAAATAAAAAACCGAAAGGGAGCCAAAATGGCTGAAGTAAGAAGTGTAAGCGTAAAGGATATTGAAGAGGCCGTCTATAAGCTTGCCTTAGAGGCGGCCTATCATATACCTGAGGATGTTTTGGAGGCTGAGAAGAAGGCCTACGAGAAAGAAAAATCCCCTGTTGCAAAACAGGTGCTTGAAACGATTTTCCAGAATATTGAGGTTTCCTCAAAAGAGGAATTTCCTCTGTGTCAAGATACAGGATTGGCTGTTATATTCTTAGAAGTTGGCCAAGATGTTCATTTTACAGACGGTTATGTAGTTGATGCTATAAACAAGGGCGTTGAAAGGGCATACAAGGACGGCTATCTAAGAAAATCCACCTGCCATCCGCTGACAAGGGAGAATTACGGAAATAACCTACCAACCGTTGTACATACTTTTGTTGTGCCAGGCAACAAGGTAAAGATTATCTTTGATGCCAAGGGCGGTGGTAGTGAATCCATGAGTAAGGTTCAGATGCTAAAACCGGCCGACGGAAGAGATGGAATCATCCAGACTGTTGTTGATTGGGTAATACAGGCAGGGCCCAACCCATGTCCACCTGTTATAGTGGGTGTGGGAATAGGTGGTGATTTTGAAAGGGCTGCTGTAATGGCAAAGCATGCAACTTTGAGACATGTAGGCAAACCCAGTGATGATCCGGTATTGGCTGAGATGGAGCAGGAGATCTTAGAAAAAGTTAACAACTCAGGAATAGGTCCTGCAGGTCTTGGCGGTTTGACCACCTGCTTGGGTGTTCATATTGAAATGGAGCCTTGCCACATAGCCACGCTGCCTTTGGGTATTAACATAGCTTGCCATGTTAACAGGCACAAAGAAATAGAGCTTTAAAGGAGTCAGGTATGGCAGAGTATAAATTAAAGACACCTTTAACCGATGAGGATATAATTCAGTTAAAGGCCGGTGATAAGGTATATTTGTCTGGTGTTTTGTATACGGCAAGGGATGCAGCCCATATGAGAATGGTCAAGGCTTTGGATGAGGGTAAAGAGCTACCTTTCGATATAAAGGGTCAGGTAATCTATTATGTTGGTCCATCTCCTGCAAGGCCTGGTAAACCTATAGGTTCTGCTGGCCCAACAACCAGCTACAGAATGAACCCGTTTGCACCTAGGCTCATATCATTGGGTCAGAAAGGTATGATTGGCAAGGGCAAAATGAGTGATGAGGTTAAGCAGGCCTGCATAAAATATAAGGCTTGCTACTTTGTTTCTATAGGCGGTGCAGCTGCTGTTGTGGGAAGCGCCGTTAAAGAGGCAGAGATTATTGCATATCCTGAGCTTGGACCTGAGGCAGTAAGAAGGCTTGTTGTTGAGGGTATGCCTCTATTTGTTTGCTATGATGCACACGGCAACGACCTTTATGAGACGGCCAAGAAGGAGTGGGCAAATAAATATAGTTTGGGTTAATTAATTAAGTTGCAAGGGGCAGTTAATGTTAATTATTGTTAGCTGCCCCTTAATTTTACTAAGTCTTGACAAATAGTTAGGCTTGTGATATTTAGAAGAAAAATTTTTGGAAAGGAGGTCAGAGGTTGCACTAAAGGTGCAGCCGAGGAAGGCTATGGATTGGTATAGAGGTCGTCCGCATCATATTTCTTATAAGTGGCATGAGGGTTTTGTGGCTTGGATTTTCCATAGGATTACTGGTTTATTGTTAATTCTTTATTTATTCTTACATGAATGGGTAATTTCAACACTCCAGAATCCTCAGGGCTTTACTAAAGCTATGGCTGCTTTGGAGAATCCATTGTTTAAGTTATTAGAGGTTGGTTTGTGGCTTGTTGCTTCTTATCATGCTATCAACGGTTTGAGGGTTGTATTGGTTAACTTTGCTGGAGCTGCAGAGAGAGAGAATTACCAAGGTAATGTGTGGATTTTCTGGGTAATCTTTGCCATCGTGTTTGTAGCTGGCGCTATTCCTATGCTTATGAAGCTGTAATTAAGGAGGTTTAATAAATGGAGTATATGAGAGGTTTCATAGATAGGTATCAAGGAAGCGGTAAAGGTGGCGATTTAAGCTGGCTGCTTCAAAGGGTATCTGGTGTTGCTTTGCTGGTTCTTTTATTGGGACACTTTTTCATAGAGCACTTTGTTGGAGGTCCTTTGGATTATCAACATGTTGCAGCAAGACTTGCTTCCCCTCTATGGAAGGTATTTGATCTAACTTTCGTTGTATTTGCTCTTTATCACGGAATAAATGGTATATTTATGAACATTGAAGATTATGTTCACTCAGGCTGGAGGGTATTCTGGAAAGGATTCTTCTGGGTAGTGGGTATAATTTATCTTGTTTTAGCAGCGATAACAATACTACCATTTAAGGGTTAAATAAAGGAGGCTTTTAGTTATGGCAAACATAGATGTAAGATTGGAAGAGTTTGATGTTGTAATAGTGGGTGCTGGTGGCGCTGGTTTGGCTGCAGCTGTTCAGACGGGCTTGGCCAAGCTTAAAACAGCCGTCATCTCGGAAGTTTTCCCAACCAGATCCCACACAGTTTCAGCACAGGGTGGTATTAATGCTGCTTTGGCAAACATGGATGAGGATTATTGGATTTGGCACATGTATGACACTGTAAAAGGTTCTGACTACATCGGAGATCAGGATGCCATTGAGTTCTTTACAAAGAACGCACCCAAGACAATTATTGAGCTTGAACATTGGGGAATGCCTTTCTCTAGGATTGAGAATGGTAAGATTTACCAAAGGGCATTTGGTGGTCAGACAAGGAATTTCGGTGAGTCTATTGCTCATAGGGCTTGTGCAGTTGCCGATAGATCGGGCCATGCTATTCTTCACACCCTCTTTGAGAGAACTTTAAGACCGGATATTTCGCCGTATGTAAGTTATTATTCTGAGTACTATCTGTTAAAACTTATTGTTGACCCTGAAACGAAAAAGCCCATGGCTGTTGTTGCTTGGGATATGGTTAATGGTGGCGTTCATATATTCTTTGCATACGCTATAATTTTTGCAACGGGTGGCAATACAAGAAACTTTAGAACAAATACGAATGCGCATATTAATACCGGTAGGGGTTGGTATGTTTGTGCTAAAGCCGGAATTCCTATAAAGGATCCTGAGTTTGTTCAGTTCCACCCAACGGGAATTTATGGCGTTGGTAACTTGATTACCGAAGGTGTCCGCGGCGAGGGTGGATATTTGATAAACGCCAACGGTGAAAGATTTATGAAAAAGTACGCTCCACACGTTCTTGATTTAGCCTCCCGCGATGTTGTTTCCAGGGGTATGGCTCAAGAAATAAGAGAAGGTCGTGGTGTAGGTCCAAAGAAAGACCATATTCTTTTGAAACTTGACCACCTTGGTAAAGATTTCATTATGGATAAATTGCCTGGAATTTGGGAGCTTGCATATAAATTTGTCGGTGTTGACTGTACAAAAGATCCTATTCCTGTTCAACCTACAGCTCATTATCATATGGGTGGAATTCCAACCAATATACACGGTCAGGTTGTTACTTGGGATGGCGATAAGGAAGTTCCAATTCCAGGATTGTATGGAGCTGGTGAGTGTGCATGCCCATCTTTGCATGGAGCTAATAGGCTTGGCTGTAACTCTCTATTAGATCTTGTTATTACTGGAAAAGAGGCTGGTAGACATGCCGCTGAATGGATTGCCACAGAGCGCCCAATTTTCCCATATCCAGCAGAGGATTACATTGCGGATAAGTATGCTAAAGATGTAATGGATCAGTTGAATACATTGTTCGATGGTCCTGCTGGCAGTGTTAAGATGGATGAGATTTGGGAAGATCTAAGGGATACAATGCAGCACAATATGTCAGTTTTCAGAATAGAAGAAGGAATAAAGAAGCAGCTTGAATTGCTGGATCAGTATGAAGAAAAATTCAAGAATGTAGGTTTAACAGATAAAAGTAAGGTATTCAATACAGAACTTATAGAATACTTCGACCTTGAGTCTCTATTGCTTGTTTCCAAATTAGAAACTGTTGCAGCTTATGAAAGGAAAGAGAGTAGAGGTGCTCATTATAGGGACGATTATCCAGAAAGGGATGACAAGAACTATCTGTCGCACACGGCTGCTTATCTGAAAGAGGATGGAAGTGTAGAAATACAGTATAAGCCGGTAAGGATGAAGCCTTTGACAGCTCCAACCTTCCAACCCAAAAAGAGAGTTTATTAAAAAGGGGGAGAACAGATGGCTTTAGAAATTGGAGATAAAGTAATATTTAAGATTTTCAGATATGACCCAGAGAAAGATAAGGCTCCCTACTTTAAGGACTATGAGGTTACCATCACCAGAAAGGGTATGATGGTTCTGGATGGCTTGAACCAGATAAAATGGGAGCAGGATCCTACTCTTACATACAGAAGGAGCTGCCGTGAAGGTGTTTGCGGCTCTGATGGTATGAATATAAACGGTATGAATACCGTTTCTTGTATGTCCCATATAGAAGATTATAACTCTGATGTTCTTGTTATAAAACCCCTGCCGGGTTTTCCTGTAATTAAAGATTTGGTATGCGATTTTGAGGATTTCTTTAATAAATACTATGCAGTTAAACCTTATCTTGTTGAGAAATATCCGCCTCCAGGAAGAGAGAGACTTCAGAGCATAGAAGATAGAAATAAATTGAATGGATTGTATGAGTGTATACTCTGTGGATGCTGTACAAGTTCTTGTCCGTCTTATTGGGCAGATCCAGATTATTTAGGACCTTCAGCATTACTTAATGCAGCAAGGTTTGTTGTAGATACAAGGGATGAAGGTTCTGATGAGAGATTAGATATAGTGAACAACATACATGGAGTTTGGAGATGCCATACAATACTTAACTGTATACATGCATGTCCAAAAGAGCTCAATCCTACAAAGGCTATTGCATCACTTCAGAAAGAGATTCTCAAGAGGAAATACTAAAAAACACAGGAGGGGTTGTCCCCTCCTTTTTTATTTTATCGTTTCTTTTACCGTTGAGATTATCCTGCCTTTGCCCACAAGGGTGGTGATTGTTTGACCTTTTTTTATATTCTCAACAGAAAGTATAGGTTTTTTATTCTCATCAAACGTTATAGAGTAGCCTCTTTTTAATATATTTTTCGGATTTAGGTTGTTGAGCCTGGATTTTTCCATCTTGATTATAGATAATTTGTGATTTAAGATTTGCCTGGAGTTTCTGTTGATGGCTTTGTTTAAGAAAACTATTTTTTGGTTGAACAGGTTTATTTTTTCAGATAGGCTGTATTCTGCTATAATTCTTGAGTATCTGTTTAGTTGATTTCTCTTTTGATGTATTAAGGAATTTAGAAATTGAGGAAGGCTTTCTTTTAGGTGGTTTATCTTCTGCTTCGTTAGTTTTATTTTTTCAGATGGATTGTTCTTATAAATTACCTCTTTAAGAAGGAGCATTCTTTTCTCTTTGGTTTTTAATAAATGTAGTATGTTTGATGAAATATTTTCTGCGATTTTGTCTATGTGCATTGTATGGTTTACTATAATGCTGTTTACTCTTAAATAGTGGCTCTTTGGTGAGAATAGTTTTAGTTTTTCCTTTTTTGCTGATATTGTGTGGTTTATTGATGTGTCGAGTATGCGTTTTAGGTTGTATAGATTCTCCCTTGCCTTGAATTGCCAGTTTGTCAAAACCTCAGCAGCTGCTGATGGTGTTTCAACCCTTAAGTCGGCAACCATATCGCACAGCGTTATATCTATCTGATGACCGATAGCGCTGATCGTGGGAAATTTAATGTTAAACAGATTTTCAGCTATCTCCTTATCGTTAAATACCCATAGATCCTCAGATGAGCCACCGCCACGTGAGATGACAACAACATCCACACTCTCCTTTATGGAATTTATCTGTCTTATTGCAGTTAATATACTTCTTTTTGCGGATTCACCCTGGACTGTTATAGGATAGATCAAAAGCTCTGTATCAAAACCCCTTCTTTTTATGATGTTTATAATATCCCTTACAGCAGCACCCGTTGTGCTTGTTAGAAGAACAATCCTTTTGGGATTGTATGGAATAGGCCTTTTTCTTGAAAAATAGCCTTTGGCTTTAAGCTCCTCCTTTGCCTTCTGGAATTCTATAAATTTATCCCCTATGCCTGCATCCTGGAAGTATTCAACTATGAGTCTGTATTCGCCGCTGGGCGGATAGATGCTTAAAGAACCAAATGCAAGGATCTGTTTTCCATCTTGTGGCAGTTTCTTTAGTTTTTTTAATGTGCTTTTGAATATCAAGCATTTCAGGGAGGCCTTGTCTTTTTCTTTGAGTGTAAAATACAGATGACCTGTGCTGGATGGCCGGGCTGAATCCACCTCACCCTCAACCCATATGTTGTGGAAGTTTCCCTCAACGATCTCCTTTATCAGATTGGTTATCTGGCTTACTGTATATCTTTCAGCTGACATGCTTTATATTTTTTAGAGATTCCTTTATGAGGTCTTCTATAGTTATGTTAGGTTTGTTTCTGTAAATTTCATTAACAATTTTTGAAGCGTCAGACTGAGAGAAGCCTAAGCCCTGTAAAGTTGTAATAGCATCATCAACGATGGGTGGATTATCGGTTTTTGGGATCTTTGATGAAAATTCGACGATTATTGATATGGCTGTTTTTTTGCCAATTCCTGGGATTTTTGTTAAAAGCTCCTTGTTTTGCTCTTCAATTGCTCTATAGAATTGTTCTATGGAAATATTGGAGAGAATAGATATGGCCGTTTGTGCGCCTATCTTTGATATCTTGCGCAGGCTGTTGAACAGGTTTTTTTCCTCTTTTGTTGAAAAGCCGTATAATTTTAGGCTTTTTTCACCAATTACAAGTTCACATAACAGGGTACACTCCTCTCCTATCTCGGGTAACTTATTGAATGTAGAAAGTGGAATAGATATATCAAGCATCAAGCCGTTTACATCAATCACAGCTTTTAGGTTAGTTTTGTCTACAAGGGTTCCTCTTACTGCCTCTAACATTAGATTATATCTACCCTTATCTTATCCCAGCTTTTACACTTTGGACACCTGAAAAACAGCTTACCCGCAGAATGGCCACAATTGGTGCATGTGTATCTTATGGGATACACTATCTGTTTTGATGTAAATATCTTCAAAAACTTTGGCGTATGCTCCTTTTCTATTTCTGCTAATCTTTTTAGTATAAATGGACTCTTTATACCTTTCTTTAAAAGGGTTTTGTAAAGAGATGTTGCCTTTTGGTCTTTTTGGAGCTTTAGAAAGGCCTCGGCAGAAAAAAACAAAATAAATACATTATCTGGAAATCTATTTAGAATATCTTTAAGCTTGTTTTCTAAAATAGCGTCATCTTGAATTCTATTTAATGCCAAATCGCAAAACTCCGGTTTTGTTATGCATACCTTTTCCCATAAATCGTATGCCTTTTCTAACTTACCGTATTGAAAATATATATCACCCAAATGTAATAGTGCGTCTATACAGCTTTTATGTTCTTTTAATGCCTTCTCAAAGTTCTTTTTGGCCTCTTCTAAATTGCCCTCTTTGAGCTTGTCTTTGCCGAGTTCAGTATATAAGTGGGCTACTGTGTGTTTATCTACTCCATCAAAACGCTTATGCCACACGAGTGCATTTTCCCAGTCTTTTGAATCCTCGTAAACCTCGTAAAGTAACCTCTTTGCCAAATTGTTTTTTGGGTTTATTGAGAGTGCGTCTTTGAAGTATTTTTTAGCCCTATCGTACAAACCGGCCTTTTTGTAGTCTATGCCTATGTTTAAGTATATTTCTAATTTTTTATCTTTTCCTAAATTTGCCCGGGCAAGGAGACTTTTATGAATTATCAAAGCTCTATTTATTTCGCCTTTTTTTCTGAACAAATTTCCTATGCTTAAATATATATCTATCATGTCTGGGTCTAGTTTGGCTGTGTCTGTAAGTTCTTTTATTGCTTTATCTGTCTCATCTTCTATAATATAGTTAATTCCCTTCATGTAGCTTTCCAATTTTTTCTTATCTATATTCTCTTTTTTCTGCTTGCCTAGCATCCATAGGTAAGAAACCAAAACACCCATAAGGAAAACTATAAAAAGTACCGCTATCTCTTGAGCTGTTATTGTAGAAAATAGGTTACCTAAATTTATATTCATATCTTTACTCTTTTGTTATAGTTAATTGTCTTAATTGGGCTATTTCTTCTTTTAGTGATTTTATTTCTTTATCCTTTCTTTTTAGCTCTCTTTTTATCGATAGCTCATCGACAAACATGAAAAACCACCCTATAAAGATGCCTATAAATACCGATATAAACACAACTAACCATAAAGGCATATTTTCAAACTTTATACCTAAATAACTAACATTTACGCTTTGTGTATTGTAAACCACAAATAGCCCCAAAACAGCTAGGATTACAACAGTTAAAATTATACGTAGTGCGTTCATCGCATAACCTCTTTCAATTTATTATAGGTTTCTTTTAGTGCCTCCGATATTACTTTGGTATCTGATACAGTCGACATAAAGTTTGTGTCGCCACTCCATCTGGGAACTATGTGTATATGAATATGATCATCTATTCCAGCTCCTGCAGGCCTACCTAAATTCATTCCCAGATTAAAACCATCAGGTTTCATTACTTTATTTATTACTTCAATTCCTTTATTTACAAGCTCAAACATCTCTGCTTGTTCTTCCCTTGTGAGCTTTAGAGGACTGTCTATGTGTCTGTTAGGTACAACCATTAAATGCCCAGCATTGTATGGATATAAATTCATAATAATGAAAGATAAATTCGCTCTATAAAGAACAAGCCTTTCTTCATCGTTATCAGAATTCAGGGCATTACAGAATACGCACCCATCTTCCTTTTTATCCGAAAGAATATATCCAATTCTCCAGGGGGCCCATAATTTTTCCATTTTATCACCTTAAAACTTCCTTTTGTCTATTATTCTTTTGGCTTTACCTTCGCTCCTTTGAATGGAATTTGGCTCAACGAGCTTTACTTCAACATCCAAGCCGAGTGTTGTTTTTAATTCCGCGTTTATTCTATCTAAGAGTTGTTTTTGTTTTTTCATCTCATCGAAGAATAGATTAGCATTAGCTTCAACCATTACTGTTACGGTATCCAAGGCACCAACGCGATCAACGATAATCTGATAGTGGGGCGATATACCATCTATGTTGAAGAGCACCTCTTCTATTTGACTTGGGAATACATTTACGCCCCTTATTATGAGCATATCGTCTGTTCTGCCTATAGGCTTTTCCATCCTTACAAAGCTTCTGCCACAAGAACAGACGCCCTTTATTAGCCGCGTTATATCCCTTGTTCTGTATCTAAAAACAGGGAGCGCCTCTTTTGTTAGCGTGGTTATAACCATCTCACCGTATTCTCCCTCTTTTGCAGGTTCGTCCGTTTCCGGATTGATAATCTCTACTATGAAGTGATCCTCTGCTATATGCATACCATCTTGAGCCTCACACTCACCGGCCACACCAGGACCTATTATCTCGCTAAGACCGTAGTTGTCGTAAGCTTTTATGTTTAGAGATGTCTCTATTTTGCTGCGCATCTGTTCACTCCACGGTTCTGCACCAAACATGCCAATCCTAAGCTTTAGGTCTTCTTTTGGATCCAACCCCATATTC comes from Hippea maritima DSM 10411 and encodes:
- a CDS encoding fumarate hydratase, which gives rise to MAEVRSVSVKDIEEAVYKLALEAAYHIPEDVLEAEKKAYEKEKSPVAKQVLETIFQNIEVSSKEEFPLCQDTGLAVIFLEVGQDVHFTDGYVVDAINKGVERAYKDGYLRKSTCHPLTRENYGNNLPTVVHTFVVPGNKVKIIFDAKGGGSESMSKVQMLKPADGRDGIIQTVVDWVIQAGPNPCPPVIVGVGIGGDFERAAVMAKHATLRHVGKPSDDPVLAEMEQEILEKVNNSGIGPAGLGGLTTCLGVHIEMEPCHIATLPLGINIACHVNRHKEIEL
- a CDS encoding succinate dehydrogenase iron-sulfur subunit, whose protein sequence is MALEIGDKVIFKIFRYDPEKDKAPYFKDYEVTITRKGMMVLDGLNQIKWEQDPTLTYRRSCREGVCGSDGMNINGMNTVSCMSHIEDYNSDVLVIKPLPGFPVIKDLVCDFEDFFNKYYAVKPYLVEKYPPPGRERLQSIEDRNKLNGLYECILCGCCTSSCPSYWADPDYLGPSALLNAARFVVDTRDEGSDERLDIVNNIHGVWRCHTILNCIHACPKELNPTKAIASLQKEILKRKY
- a CDS encoding LapA family protein, producing MNALRIILTVVILAVLGLFVVYNTQSVNVSYLGIKFENMPLWLVVFISVFIGIFIGWFFMFVDELSIKRELKRKDKEIKSLKEEIAQLRQLTITKE
- a CDS encoding tetratricopeptide repeat protein → MNINLGNLFSTITAQEIAVLFIVFLMGVLVSYLWMLGKQKKENIDKKKLESYMKGINYIIEDETDKAIKELTDTAKLDPDMIDIYLSIGNLFRKKGEINRALIIHKSLLARANLGKDKKLEIYLNIGIDYKKAGLYDRAKKYFKDALSINPKNNLAKRLLYEVYEDSKDWENALVWHKRFDGVDKHTVAHLYTELGKDKLKEGNLEEAKKNFEKALKEHKSCIDALLHLGDIYFQYGKLEKAYDLWEKVCITKPEFCDLALNRIQDDAILENKLKDILNRFPDNVFILFFSAEAFLKLQKDQKATSLYKTLLKKGIKSPFILKRLAEIEKEHTPKFLKIFTSKQIVYPIRYTCTNCGHSAGKLFFRCPKCKSWDKIRVDII
- the sdhC gene encoding succinate dehydrogenase, cytochrome b556 subunit, with product MDWYRGRPHHISYKWHEGFVAWIFHRITGLLLILYLFLHEWVISTLQNPQGFTKAMAALENPLFKLLEVGLWLVASYHAINGLRVVLVNFAGAAERENYQGNVWIFWVIFAIVFVAGAIPMLMKL
- the sdhD gene encoding succinate dehydrogenase, hydrophobic membrane anchor protein, which translates into the protein MEYMRGFIDRYQGSGKGGDLSWLLQRVSGVALLVLLLGHFFIEHFVGGPLDYQHVAARLASPLWKVFDLTFVVFALYHGINGIFMNIEDYVHSGWRVFWKGFFWVVGIIYLVLAAITILPFKG
- the ruvA gene encoding Holliday junction branch migration protein RuvA, which produces MLEAVRGTLVDKTNLKAVIDVNGLMLDISIPLSTFNKLPEIGEECTLLCELVIGEKSLKLYGFSTKEEKNLFNSLRKISKIGAQTAISILSNISIEQFYRAIEEQNKELLTKIPGIGKKTAISIIVEFSSKIPKTDNPPIVDDAITTLQGLGFSQSDASKIVNEIYRNKPNITIEDLIKESLKNIKHVS
- the sdhA gene encoding succinate dehydrogenase flavoprotein subunit, with amino-acid sequence MANIDVRLEEFDVVIVGAGGAGLAAAVQTGLAKLKTAVISEVFPTRSHTVSAQGGINAALANMDEDYWIWHMYDTVKGSDYIGDQDAIEFFTKNAPKTIIELEHWGMPFSRIENGKIYQRAFGGQTRNFGESIAHRACAVADRSGHAILHTLFERTLRPDISPYVSYYSEYYLLKLIVDPETKKPMAVVAWDMVNGGVHIFFAYAIIFATGGNTRNFRTNTNAHINTGRGWYVCAKAGIPIKDPEFVQFHPTGIYGVGNLITEGVRGEGGYLINANGERFMKKYAPHVLDLASRDVVSRGMAQEIREGRGVGPKKDHILLKLDHLGKDFIMDKLPGIWELAYKFVGVDCTKDPIPVQPTAHYHMGGIPTNIHGQVVTWDGDKEVPIPGLYGAGECACPSLHGANRLGCNSLLDLVITGKEAGRHAAEWIATERPIFPYPAEDYIADKYAKDVMDQLNTLFDGPAGSVKMDEIWEDLRDTMQHNMSVFRIEEGIKKQLELLDQYEEKFKNVGLTDKSKVFNTELIEYFDLESLLLVSKLETVAAYERKESRGAHYRDDYPERDDKNYLSHTAAYLKEDGSVEIQYKPVRMKPLTAPTFQPKKRVY
- a CDS encoding Fe-S-containing hydro-lyase, which encodes MAEYKLKTPLTDEDIIQLKAGDKVYLSGVLYTARDAAHMRMVKALDEGKELPFDIKGQVIYYVGPSPARPGKPIGSAGPTTSYRMNPFAPRLISLGQKGMIGKGKMSDEVKQACIKYKACYFVSIGGAAAVVGSAVKEAEIIAYPELGPEAVRRLVVEGMPLFVCYDAHGNDLYETAKKEWANKYSLG
- a CDS encoding phenylacetate--CoA ligase family protein, with translation MFWEKDRETLDRKSLNQLQVELLREKIDYAYKNSPFYRRKFDECGITKETIQTIDDIQKLPFTTKTDFRDNYPFGLLTKPMKEIVRIHSSSGTTGKPTVVAYTRKDIETWSNLVARIAAAAGVNDEDVVQIAFGYGLFTGGFGLHYGLEKVGAAVIPASSGNTKRQVMIMKDFEATVLVCTPSYALYIGEVARNMGLDPKEDLKLRIGMFGAEPWSEQMRSKIETSLNIKAYDNYGLSEIIGPGVAGECEAQDGMHIAEDHFIVEIINPETDEPAKEGEYGEMVITTLTKEALPVFRYRTRDITRLIKGVCSCGRSFVRMEKPIGRTDDMLIIRGVNVFPSQIEEVLFNIDGISPHYQIIVDRVGALDTVTVMVEANANLFFDEMKKQKQLLDRINAELKTTLGLDVEVKLVEPNSIQRSEGKAKRIIDKRKF
- the xseA gene encoding exodeoxyribonuclease VII large subunit — encoded protein: MSAERYTVSQITNLIKEIVEGNFHNIWVEGEVDSARPSSTGHLYFTLKEKDKASLKCLIFKSTLKKLKKLPQDGKQILAFGSLSIYPPSGEYRLIVEYFQDAGIGDKFIEFQKAKEELKAKGYFSRKRPIPYNPKRIVLLTSTTGAAVRDIINIIKRRGFDTELLIYPITVQGESAKRSILTAIRQINSIKESVDVVVISRGGGSSEDLWVFNDKEIAENLFNIKFPTISAIGHQIDITLCDMVADLRVETPSAAAEVLTNWQFKARENLYNLKRILDTSINHTISAKKEKLKLFSPKSHYLRVNSIIVNHTMHIDKIAENISSNILHLLKTKEKRMLLLKEVIYKNNPSEKIKLTKQKINHLKESLPQFLNSLIHQKRNQLNRYSRIIAEYSLSEKINLFNQKIVFLNKAINRNSRQILNHKLSIIKMEKSRLNNLNPKNILKRGYSITFDENKKPILSVENIKKGQTITTLVGKGRIISTVKETIK
- a CDS encoding HIT family protein is translated as MEKLWAPWRIGYILSDKKEDGCVFCNALNSDNDEERLVLYRANLSFIIMNLYPYNAGHLMVVPNRHIDSPLKLTREEQAEMFELVNKGIEVINKVMKPDGFNLGMNLGRPAGAGIDDHIHIHIVPRWSGDTNFMSTVSDTKVISEALKETYNKLKEVMR